The following coding sequences lie in one Eleginops maclovinus isolate JMC-PN-2008 ecotype Puerto Natales chromosome 21, JC_Emac_rtc_rv5, whole genome shotgun sequence genomic window:
- the u2surp gene encoding U2 snRNP-associated SURP motif-containing protein isoform X2 — MADRTPGGSQKASSKALLESKLKSFSIGKMAVAKRTLSKKEQDEIKKKEDERAAAEIYEEFLAAFEGGGDGKVKAFVRGGIANATKEEAAADEKKGKLYKPKSRFENQPTKSFLPLDTPTQFIPVDKRHALKKVTEKEKKKSNLELFKEELKQIQEERDERHKLKGRVSRFEPLAGVEGRRSSVLDDCAPGSHDVGDPSTTNLYLGNINPQMNEEMLCQEFGRYGPLASVKIMWPRTDEERARERNCGFVAFMNRRDAERALKNLNGKMIMNFEMKLGWGKGVPIPPHPIYIPPSMMEHTLPPPPSGLPFNAQPRERLKNPNATLLPPPKNKEEFEKTLSQAIVKVVIPTERNLLSLIHRMIEFVVREGPMFEAMIMNREINNPMYRFLFENQSPAHVYYRWKLYTILQGEAPVKWKTEDFRMFKNGSLWRPPPLNPYLHGPYDDGEEEEEEEEAGKKGCLKEDERDKLEEMLRGMSPRRGDIAEAMLFCLTHAEAAEEIVECVTESLSILKTPLPKKIARLYLVSDVLYNSSAKVSNASYYRKYFEAKLSQIFADLNATYKAIQGHLQSENFKQRVMACFRAWEDWAVYPDPFLIKLQNIFLGLVNIAVEKEVPVLVVEAEPAEDIDGAPIGEYADVSMMEDVDGVPIDGGHIDGAMIDGAPLDDLDGIPIKPMEEDIDGIPLDPSKEATFKVAPSKWEAVDEAELEAQAVTTSKWEIFEQPEDSKKNDHDSDYDDRSPRSEDNGSYFNPSRDDSDIKAKMSEMNEEKRTKLREIEVKVMKFQDELESGKRPKKTGQSIQEQVEHYRDKLLQKEKEKEKLEREKERERREKEKAEARLKELKKEKEKEDTPTRKDRKRRHSGSPSPTRNSRRGRSASPRSERSERSERSERSYSKDTSSRSTHKDSPRSSNKKSSKRSPSPRTPKRSRRSRSKTPKKSTKKSRSKSRSPHRSHKKSKKSKH, encoded by the exons ATGGCGGACCGGACGCCTGGCGGCTCTCAGAAAGCCAGCTCTAAG GCGCTGCTGGAGAGCAAACTGAAATCTTTCAGCATTGGCAAAATGGCCGTGGCAAAGCGGACTCTGAGCAAGAAAGAACAAgatgaaataaagaagaag GAGGACGAGCGGGCAGCAGCAGAAATCTATGAGGAGTTCCTCGCTGCTTTTGAAGGAGGAGGGGACGGCAAAGTCAAGGCTTTTGTCCGTGGTGGGATCGCAAATGCAACAAAAG AGGAGGCAGCTGCTGAtgagaagaaaggaaaactCTACAAGCCCAAGTCACGTTTTGAGAACCAACCAACAAAAAGCTTCTTGCCTTTGGACACACCAACTCAGTTTATACCAGTCGACAAAAGACAT GCTCTGAAGAAAGTgactgaaaaggaaaagaagaagagcaaTCTGGAGCTCTTTAAAGAAGAACTCAAGCA AATCCAGGAAGAACGGGACGAGAGACACAAGCTGAAAGGACGCGTCAGTCGATTCGAACCTCTCGCCGGCGTGGAAGGACGACGCTCTTCAG TTCTGGATGATTGTGCGCCAGGATCCCACGATGTCGGAGACCCGTCCACCACTAACCTGTACCTCGGAAACATCAACCCACAG ATGAACGAGGAGATGCTGTGTCAGGAGTTCGGCCGCTATGGCCCGCTGGCCAGTGTGAAGATCATGTGGCCGAGGACGGACGAGGAGCGGGCTCGGGAGAGGAACTGTGGCTTTGTGGCTTTCATGAACAGGAGGGATGCCGAGCGAGCGCTCAAGAACCTGAACG GAAAGATGATTATGAATTTTGAGATGAAATTAGGATGGGGCAAAGGAGTGcccatccccccccaccccatctaCATCCCTCCTTCCATGATGGAGCACACACTCCCCCCGCCTCCCTCCGGCCTCCCCTTCAATGCTCAGCCCCGCGAGAGGCTGAAGAACCCCAATGCTACCCTACTTCCTCCGCCCAAAAACAAGGAGGAGTTTGAGAAG ACTCTGTCGCAAGCCATAGTCAAAGTGGTTATCCCAACAGAAAg GAATTTGCTCTCTCTCATCCACCGAATGATCGAGTTTGTGGTGCGTGAAGGCCCAATGTTTGAAGCCATGATCATGAACAGAGAAATCAACAACCCCATGTACAG GTTTCTATTTGAGAACCAAAGCCCAGCACATGTATACTACCGGTGGAAGCTCTACACCATACTCCAG GGTGAAGCTCCGGTCAAATGGAAAACAGAGGACTTTAGGATGTTTAAGAACGGCTCGTTGTGGCGCCCGCCTCCTCTCAACCCGTACCTTCATGGTCCTTATgatgatggagaggaggaggaggaagaggaggaggccgGCAAGAAGGGCTGTTTGAAAGAAGA CGAGAGGGACAAACTGGAGGAGATGCTGCGGGGGATGTCTCCCAGGAGAGGAGACATCGCGGAGGCCATGTTGTTTTGTCTCACCCATGCAGAAGCAGCGGAGGAGATTGTGGAGTGCGTCACTGAGTCTCTCTCCATCCTCAAAACACCTCTACCCAAGAAG ATCGCACGGTTATACCTAGTGTCCGATGTGCTGTACAACTCCTCGGCTAAAGTATCCAACGCCTCTTACTACAGAAAATA TTTTGAGGCAAAGCTCTCCCAGATATTCGCCGACCTCAACGCAACGTACAAAGCGATACAGGGCCACCTTCAGAGCGAGAACTTCAAG CAACGAGTCATGGCGTGTTTCCGGGCCTGGGAGGACTGGGCCGTGTATCCGGACCCGTTCCTCATCAAGCTGCAGAACATCTTCCTGGGTCTGGTTAACATCGCTGTGGAGAAGGAAGTGCCTGTCCTCGTGGTGGAG GCTGAGCCAGCGGAGGACATCGACGGCGCTCCGATCGGGGAGTATGCAGATGTCAGCATGATGGAGGACGTGGACGGTGTGCCGATCGACGGCGGACACATCGACGGAGCTATGATTGACGGAGCGCCTCTGGACGACCTGGACGGTATCCCTATAAAGCCCATGGAGGAGGACATAGATGGGATACCTT TGGATCCATCAAAGGAGGCCACCTTTAAAGTAGCGCCGTCGAAATGGGAAGCGGTGGATGAAGCCGAGTTAGAAGCTCAAG CTGTGACAACTTCCAAATGGGAGATCTTTGAGCAGCCAGAAGATTCAAAGAA GAACGATCATGACAGTGATTACGATGACAGGAGCCCCCGCTCAGAAGATAATGGGAGCTACTTCAACCCCTCCAGAGATGACTCTGATATTAAAGCCAAGATGTCTGAAATGAACGAGGAGAAACGCACCAAGCTCAGAGAGATAGAG GTTAAGGTCATGAAGTTCCAGGATGAGCTGGAGTCCGGGAAGAGACCCAAGAAGACGGGGCAGAGCATTCAGGAGCAGGTGGAGCACTACAGGGACAAACTACTACAAAAG gaaaaagaaaaggagaaactGGAACGGGAGAAAGAGCGGGAGAgaagggagaaggagaaagcTGAGGCCCGGTTGAAAGAGttaaagaaggagaaagagaaggaggacaCGCCCACCAGGAAGGACAG GAAGCGTCGTCATAGCGGGTCGCCCAGTCCGACGCGGAATAGCAGACGAGGCCGTTCAGCTTCCCCCCGTTCAGAGCGATCGGAGAGATCCGAACGCTCCGAGCGCTCCTACTCTAAAGACACGTCGTCCCGCTCCACTCATAAAGACTCCCCACGATCCAGCAACAAAAAGTCCTCCAAGAG ATCTCCCTCTCCTCGCACACCCAAACGATCCAGGAGGTCGCGCTCAAAGACGCCAAAAAAATCCACCAAGAAGTCCCGCTCCAAATCTAGGTCCCCTCATCGGTCCCacaaaaaatcaaagaaaagcaaacactga
- the u2surp gene encoding U2 snRNP-associated SURP motif-containing protein isoform X1 yields the protein MADRTPGGSQKASSKALLESKLKSFSIGKMAVAKRTLSKKEQDEIKKKEDERAAAEIYEEFLAAFEGGGDGKVKAFVRGGIANATKEEAAADEKKGKLYKPKSRFENQPTKSFLPLDTPTQFIPVDKRHALKKVTEKEKKKSNLELFKEELKQIQEERDERHKLKGRVSRFEPLAGVEGRRSSADGSSRRNRPSSVLDDCAPGSHDVGDPSTTNLYLGNINPQMNEEMLCQEFGRYGPLASVKIMWPRTDEERARERNCGFVAFMNRRDAERALKNLNGKMIMNFEMKLGWGKGVPIPPHPIYIPPSMMEHTLPPPPSGLPFNAQPRERLKNPNATLLPPPKNKEEFEKTLSQAIVKVVIPTERNLLSLIHRMIEFVVREGPMFEAMIMNREINNPMYRFLFENQSPAHVYYRWKLYTILQGEAPVKWKTEDFRMFKNGSLWRPPPLNPYLHGPYDDGEEEEEEEEAGKKGCLKEDERDKLEEMLRGMSPRRGDIAEAMLFCLTHAEAAEEIVECVTESLSILKTPLPKKIARLYLVSDVLYNSSAKVSNASYYRKYFEAKLSQIFADLNATYKAIQGHLQSENFKQRVMACFRAWEDWAVYPDPFLIKLQNIFLGLVNIAVEKEVPVLVVEAEPAEDIDGAPIGEYADVSMMEDVDGVPIDGGHIDGAMIDGAPLDDLDGIPIKPMEEDIDGIPLDPSKEATFKVAPSKWEAVDEAELEAQAVTTSKWEIFEQPEDSKKNDHDSDYDDRSPRSEDNGSYFNPSRDDSDIKAKMSEMNEEKRTKLREIEVKVMKFQDELESGKRPKKTGQSIQEQVEHYRDKLLQKEKEKEKLEREKERERREKEKAEARLKELKKEKEKEDTPTRKDRKRRHSGSPSPTRNSRRGRSASPRSERSERSERSERSYSKDTSSRSTHKDSPRSSNKKSSKRSPSPRTPKRSRRSRSKTPKKSTKKSRSKSRSPHRSHKKSKKSKH from the exons ATGGCGGACCGGACGCCTGGCGGCTCTCAGAAAGCCAGCTCTAAG GCGCTGCTGGAGAGCAAACTGAAATCTTTCAGCATTGGCAAAATGGCCGTGGCAAAGCGGACTCTGAGCAAGAAAGAACAAgatgaaataaagaagaag GAGGACGAGCGGGCAGCAGCAGAAATCTATGAGGAGTTCCTCGCTGCTTTTGAAGGAGGAGGGGACGGCAAAGTCAAGGCTTTTGTCCGTGGTGGGATCGCAAATGCAACAAAAG AGGAGGCAGCTGCTGAtgagaagaaaggaaaactCTACAAGCCCAAGTCACGTTTTGAGAACCAACCAACAAAAAGCTTCTTGCCTTTGGACACACCAACTCAGTTTATACCAGTCGACAAAAGACAT GCTCTGAAGAAAGTgactgaaaaggaaaagaagaagagcaaTCTGGAGCTCTTTAAAGAAGAACTCAAGCA AATCCAGGAAGAACGGGACGAGAGACACAAGCTGAAAGGACGCGTCAGTCGATTCGAACCTCTCGCCGGCGTGGAAGGACGACGCTCTTCAG CGGATGGTTCTTCAAGAAGAAACCGTCCGTCCAGTG TTCTGGATGATTGTGCGCCAGGATCCCACGATGTCGGAGACCCGTCCACCACTAACCTGTACCTCGGAAACATCAACCCACAG ATGAACGAGGAGATGCTGTGTCAGGAGTTCGGCCGCTATGGCCCGCTGGCCAGTGTGAAGATCATGTGGCCGAGGACGGACGAGGAGCGGGCTCGGGAGAGGAACTGTGGCTTTGTGGCTTTCATGAACAGGAGGGATGCCGAGCGAGCGCTCAAGAACCTGAACG GAAAGATGATTATGAATTTTGAGATGAAATTAGGATGGGGCAAAGGAGTGcccatccccccccaccccatctaCATCCCTCCTTCCATGATGGAGCACACACTCCCCCCGCCTCCCTCCGGCCTCCCCTTCAATGCTCAGCCCCGCGAGAGGCTGAAGAACCCCAATGCTACCCTACTTCCTCCGCCCAAAAACAAGGAGGAGTTTGAGAAG ACTCTGTCGCAAGCCATAGTCAAAGTGGTTATCCCAACAGAAAg GAATTTGCTCTCTCTCATCCACCGAATGATCGAGTTTGTGGTGCGTGAAGGCCCAATGTTTGAAGCCATGATCATGAACAGAGAAATCAACAACCCCATGTACAG GTTTCTATTTGAGAACCAAAGCCCAGCACATGTATACTACCGGTGGAAGCTCTACACCATACTCCAG GGTGAAGCTCCGGTCAAATGGAAAACAGAGGACTTTAGGATGTTTAAGAACGGCTCGTTGTGGCGCCCGCCTCCTCTCAACCCGTACCTTCATGGTCCTTATgatgatggagaggaggaggaggaagaggaggaggccgGCAAGAAGGGCTGTTTGAAAGAAGA CGAGAGGGACAAACTGGAGGAGATGCTGCGGGGGATGTCTCCCAGGAGAGGAGACATCGCGGAGGCCATGTTGTTTTGTCTCACCCATGCAGAAGCAGCGGAGGAGATTGTGGAGTGCGTCACTGAGTCTCTCTCCATCCTCAAAACACCTCTACCCAAGAAG ATCGCACGGTTATACCTAGTGTCCGATGTGCTGTACAACTCCTCGGCTAAAGTATCCAACGCCTCTTACTACAGAAAATA TTTTGAGGCAAAGCTCTCCCAGATATTCGCCGACCTCAACGCAACGTACAAAGCGATACAGGGCCACCTTCAGAGCGAGAACTTCAAG CAACGAGTCATGGCGTGTTTCCGGGCCTGGGAGGACTGGGCCGTGTATCCGGACCCGTTCCTCATCAAGCTGCAGAACATCTTCCTGGGTCTGGTTAACATCGCTGTGGAGAAGGAAGTGCCTGTCCTCGTGGTGGAG GCTGAGCCAGCGGAGGACATCGACGGCGCTCCGATCGGGGAGTATGCAGATGTCAGCATGATGGAGGACGTGGACGGTGTGCCGATCGACGGCGGACACATCGACGGAGCTATGATTGACGGAGCGCCTCTGGACGACCTGGACGGTATCCCTATAAAGCCCATGGAGGAGGACATAGATGGGATACCTT TGGATCCATCAAAGGAGGCCACCTTTAAAGTAGCGCCGTCGAAATGGGAAGCGGTGGATGAAGCCGAGTTAGAAGCTCAAG CTGTGACAACTTCCAAATGGGAGATCTTTGAGCAGCCAGAAGATTCAAAGAA GAACGATCATGACAGTGATTACGATGACAGGAGCCCCCGCTCAGAAGATAATGGGAGCTACTTCAACCCCTCCAGAGATGACTCTGATATTAAAGCCAAGATGTCTGAAATGAACGAGGAGAAACGCACCAAGCTCAGAGAGATAGAG GTTAAGGTCATGAAGTTCCAGGATGAGCTGGAGTCCGGGAAGAGACCCAAGAAGACGGGGCAGAGCATTCAGGAGCAGGTGGAGCACTACAGGGACAAACTACTACAAAAG gaaaaagaaaaggagaaactGGAACGGGAGAAAGAGCGGGAGAgaagggagaaggagaaagcTGAGGCCCGGTTGAAAGAGttaaagaaggagaaagagaaggaggacaCGCCCACCAGGAAGGACAG GAAGCGTCGTCATAGCGGGTCGCCCAGTCCGACGCGGAATAGCAGACGAGGCCGTTCAGCTTCCCCCCGTTCAGAGCGATCGGAGAGATCCGAACGCTCCGAGCGCTCCTACTCTAAAGACACGTCGTCCCGCTCCACTCATAAAGACTCCCCACGATCCAGCAACAAAAAGTCCTCCAAGAG ATCTCCCTCTCCTCGCACACCCAAACGATCCAGGAGGTCGCGCTCAAAGACGCCAAAAAAATCCACCAAGAAGTCCCGCTCCAAATCTAGGTCCCCTCATCGGTCCCacaaaaaatcaaagaaaagcaaacactga
- the pcolce2b gene encoding procollagen C-endopeptidase enhancer 2b has translation MPFMPRGEHRAGNTTMWRTCSVFTLWSLLFLTVICAQSERRPIFTCGGNITGDSGVIGSQGYPGVYPPNTKCVWRITVPEGRVVVLSFRFIDLESDNLCRYDYVDVYSGHVSGQRLGRFCGTFKPGALVSTGNKMLLQMVSDANTAGSGFLAVFSAAHPHERGEQYCGGRLDKPTGSFKTPNWPEKDYPAGVTCAWHIVAPKNQIIEVKFEKFDVERDNYCRYDHVSIFNGAEINDAKRIGKYCGDSPPAPVLSDGNQLLIQFLSDLSLTADGFIGHYKFRPKKFITTTIPPTTTMQPVTTRPIPLKYSAALCQQKCKRRGTLESNYCSSNFVITGTVITAVMRGGSMYATVSIINVYKEGSLAIQQAGKTMSTKIIILCKKCPFIRRGLNYVFMGQVDEDGKGKIAPQHFVMAFKTKNQKALNLLKTKRC, from the exons ATGCCATTCATGCCACGGGGCGAGCACAGAGCCGGGAACACAACTATGTGGAGAACATGCAGTGTTTTCACCCTGTGGAGTCTACTGTTCCTGACCGTCATCTGTGCGCAGTCTGAGCGGAG ACCAATCTTCACATGCGGTGGAAACATTACAGGAGATTCTGGAGTAATCGGCAGCCAGGGGTATCCAGGAGTTTACCCTCCAAACACcaagtgtgtgtggaggatcACA GTGCCTGAGGGAAGGGTGGTGGTCCTGTCCTTTCGCTTCATCGACCTGGAGAGTGACAACCTGTGCCGCTACGACTATGTGGATGTTTACAGCGGCCATGTCAGCGGGCAGAGGCTCGGGCGCTTCTGTGGGACGTTCAAACCGGGAGCCCTGGTTTCCACTGGCAACAAGATGCTCCTGCAGATGGTATCTGATGCCAACACAGCGGGGAGTGGCTTCCTGGCTGTCTTCTCTGCTGCCCACCCACATGAGAGag GTGAGCAGTACTGTGGAGGCAGATTGGACAAACCCACCGGGAGTTTCAAAACACCAAACTGGCCAGAGAAGGATTACCCGGCAGGTGTCACCTGCGCCTGGCACATAGTGGCACCAAAGAACCAG ATCATTGAAGTCAAGTTTGAGAAGTTTGATGTGGAGAGAGATAACTACTGCCGCTACGACCACGTCTCCATATTCAACGGGGCGGAAATCAACGACGCCAAGAGGATTGGGAAATACTGCGGAGACAGCCCCCCAGC GCCAGTTTTGTCAGACGGGAACCAGCTGCTCATTCAGTTCCTGTCAGACCTCAGTCTAACCGCAGACGGCTTCATTGGACACTACAAGTTCAGACCAAAGAAATTCATCACCACCACGATACCACCCACCACTACCATGCAGCCAGTCACCACCAGGCCCATAC ctCTGAAGTACTCTGCAGCTCTATGCCAGCAGAAGTGCAAAAGACGAGGAACACTTGAGAGTAATTACTGCTCCAGCAATTTTG TGATAACCGGGACTGTCATTACTGCGGTGATGAGAGGAGGAAGTATGTACGCCACCGTCTCCATCATCAACGTGTACAAAGAAGGCAGTCTGGCCATCCAGCAGGCGGGAAAGACCATGAGCACCAAGATCATCATCCTGTGCAAGAAGTGTCCGTTTATCAGGAGAG GCTTGAACTACGTCTTCATGGGCCAGGTGGACGAGGACGGCAAGGGGAAGATCGCCCCGCAGCACTTTGTCATGGCGTTCAAGACCAAGAACCAGAAAGCGCTCAACCTCCTGAAGACCAAGCGGTGCTGA
- the trpc1 gene encoding short transient receptor potential channel 1 produces MHISVCPYSLSVVMAALYQGTDASSPDKFLALKDVREVKEETTLDEKLFLLACEKGDYYMVKKLLEENRHGELNLNCVDVLGRDAVTITIENENLDILQLLLEHGCQATDALLVAIDSEVVGAVDILLNHRPRRSSKPSIAKLMQRIQNPEYSTTMDVAPVILAAHRNNYEILTMLLKQDISLPRPHAVGCECTLCNAKNKKDSLRHSRFRLDIYRCLASPSLIMLTEEDPILRAFELSADLRELSLVEVEFRNDYEELAKQCKMFAKDLLAQARNSRELEVILNHTSNEDQVDKRGLLEERMNLGRLKLAIKYNQKEFVAQSNCQQFLNTVWFGETASYRRKHTCLKMATVLSVAMLWPLLSVCYLLVPRSRVGQIIHTPFVKFIIHSASYFSFLLLLNLYSLVYNEDKKNTMGPALEMIDFLLILWIIGMVWSDVKRLWYQGLEDFLEESRNQLSFVMNSLYLATFALKIVAHSKFKKVEDTDRKNWDAFHPILVAEGLFAFANILSYLRLFFMYTTSSILGPLQISMGQMLQEFGKFLGLFLLVLFAFTIGLTQLYGKDQKDPDKHPLKDCEGIFCQQQSNDAFHSFMGTCYALFWYIFSLAHVALFVTRISYTEELRSFVGAMIIGTYNIVVVIVLTKLMVAMLHKSFRQIANHEDKEWKFARAKLWLSYFDDKCTMPPPFNILPSPKTVVYLVTSMSKWICSHTSKGKVKRQNSLKEWKNLKQKRDENYQKIMCCLVHRYLTSTRQKMQSTDQATVENLNDLRQDLSKFRNEMRDLLGFRTSKYAMFYPRS; encoded by the exons ATGCACATCAGTGTTTGCCCGTACTCGCTCTCCGTCGTTATGGCAGCTCTGTACCAGGGTACGGACGCTTCCTCTCCGGATAAATTTCTGGCCTTGAAAGACGTGAGAGAGGTGAAGGAGGAAACGACGCTGGATGAGAAGCTCTTCCTGCTGGCATGCGAGAAAG GCGACTACTACATGGTGAAGAAGCTGCTGGAAGAGAACCGGCACGGTGAGCTCAACCTGAACTGCGTGGACGTCCTGGGCCGGGATGCCGTCACCATCACCATCGAGAACGAGAATCTAGACATCCTGCAGCTTCTCCTGGAACATGGCTGCCAG GCGACAGATGCCCTGCTGGTGGCTATAGACTCTGAGGTGGTGGGAGCCGTGGACATCCTCCTCAACCACAGGCCGAGGAGATCCTCCAAGCCCTCCATTGCT AAACTGATGCAGAGGATTCAGAACCCAGAGTACTCCACCACCATGGACGTGGCTCCAGTCATCCTAGCGGCCCACAGGAACAACTACGAGATCCTGACCATGCTGCTGAAACAGGACATCTCGCTGCCCCGGCCACACGCTGTCGGCTGCGAGTGCACGCTCTGCAACGCCAAGAACAAGAAGGACAGCTTACGCCACTCCAG GTTTCGTCTGGACATCTATCGCTGCCTGGCCAGCCCCTCTCTGATCATGCTGACTGAAGAAGACCCCATTCTCAGGGCCTTTGAGCTGAGTGCGGACCTCCGGGAGCTCAGCCTGGTTGAAGTGGAGTTCAG GAATGATTATGAGGAACTGGCAAAGCAGTGTAAGATGTTTGCCAAGGATCTGCTGGCCCAGGCTCGAAATTCTCGAGAGCTCGAAGTTATTCTCAACCACACGTCCAACGAGGATCAGGTCGACAAGAGGGGCTTACTGGAGGAAAGAATGAACCTCGGTCGACTCAAGCTCGCCATCAAGTACAACCAAAAAGAG TTTGTGGCTCAGTCCAACTGTCAGCAGTTCCTCAACACCGTCTGGTTTGGAGAGACGGCCAGCTACCGGCGCAAACACACCTGTCTGAAGATGGCCACGGTGCTGAGCGTGGCCATGCTGTGGCCGCTGCTCTCCGTCTGCTACCTGCTGGTGCCGCGCTCCCGCGTCGGCCAGATCATCCACACGCCCTTCGTCAAGTTCATCATCCACAGCGCCTCGTACTtctccttcctgctgctgctcaaccTCTACTCGCTGGTCTACAACGAGGACAAGAAGAACACTATGGGCCCTGCGCTGGAGATGATAGACTTCCTGCTCATCCTCTGGATCATAG GGATGGTGTGGTCGGATGTGAAGCGGTTGTGGTATCAAGGGCTGGAGGACTTTCTGGAAGAGTCTAGAAACCAGCTGAGCTTCGTGATGAACTCCCTTTACCTCGCCACCTTTGCCCTCAAAATAGTTGCTCATAGCAAG TTCAAGAAAGTGGAGGACACGGATAGGAAGAACTGGGACGCCTTCCATCCCATCCTGGTGGCCGAGGGCCTGTTCGCCTTTGCCAACATCCTCAGTTACCTGCGGCTCTTCTTCATGTACACCACCAGCTCCATACTGGGGCCGCTACAG ATCTCCATGGGGCAGATGCTGCAGGAGTTCGGGAAGTTTTTGGGCCTCTTCTTGCTGGTGTTATTCGCCTTCACCATCGGACTTACCCAGCTGTATGGAAAGGACCAGAAAGACCCCGACAAGCATCCGCTGAAGGACTGCGAGGGCATATTCTGCCAGCAACAGAGCAACGATGCCTTCCACTC GTTTATGGGGACCTGCTATGCCCTGTTCTGGTACATCTTCTCCCTGGCTCACGTTGCGCTCTTCGTGACCCGGATCAGCTACACCGAGGAGCTGCGTTCTTTCGTGGGCGCCATGATCATCGGCACCTACAACATCGTTGTGGTCATCGTGCTGACCAAGCTGATGGTGGCCATGCTGCACAAGAGCTTCAGGCAAATTGCT AATCACGAGGATAAGGAGTGGAAGTTTGCAAGGGCCAAACTGTGGCTCAGCTACTTCGATGACAAGTGCACCATGCCTCCGCCGTTCAACATCCTCCCCTCCCCGAAGACGGTCGTCTACCTGGTGACCAGCATGAGTAAGTGGATCTGTTCACACACGTCGAAAGGGAAGGTGAAGAGACAGAACAGCCTCAAG GAGTGGAAGAACCTGAAGCAGAAGCGTGATGAGAACTACCAGAAGATCATGTGCTGTCTGGTCCACCGCTACCTGACCTCCACGCGGCAGAAGATGCAGAGCACAGACCAGGCCACGGTGGAAAATCTCAACGACCTGCGCCAAGACCTGTCCAAGTTTCGCAACGAGATGAGGGACCTGCTGGGCTTCCGGACCTCCAAATACGCTATGTTCTACCCAAGGAGCTAA
- the chst2b gene encoding carbohydrate sulfotransferase 2, with protein MRGKQYHPPLKLTAPWEKDAGFGRKLKTYRNHTKIIAQPGIVMKVLRRKRIVLFMAYFLLLVLTMLNLANYKWTKEPQQCNHQMRSTTYQGRSDIRFLYRPSLAKKRQLIYVLTTWRSGSSFFGELFNQNPEVFFLYEPMWHIWQKLYPGDAVSLQGAARDMLSSLYRCDLSVFQLYNSPGGKNFTSLGLFGATLNKVVCSYPLCSAYRKEVVGMVDDKVCKKCPPQSLRLLEEECLKYSTIVIKGVRILDVNVLAPLMEDPSLDLKVIHLVRDPRAVANSRIKSRHGLIRENLQVVRSRDPKLRRIPFVDPGHKANKKDGADYHSIGAMEVICDRTSRTLRTALNPPSWLKGKYMAVRYEDLVENPVKTLRNIYRFANLTSNHDIETFALNMTSGSSSSSKPFIVSSRNATQAASAWRTVLSIQQIKQVEDYCHHAMSVLGYERVRTAGEAKDLSKPLLTYSKL; from the coding sequence ATGAGAGGCAAACAATACCATCCACCACTGAAGTTGACAGCGCCTTGGGAGAAGGATGCTGGCTTTGGTAGGAAGCTTAAAACCTACAGGAATCATACCAAGATAATAGCACAGCCTGGGATCGTGATGAAAGTCCTCCGCAGGAAGAGGATTGTTTTATTCATGGCCTACTTCTTACTGCTGGTCCTCACTATGCTTAACTTGGCTAATTATAAATGGACTAAAGAGCCTCAGCAGTGCAACCATCAGATGAGGAGCACCACTTATCAGGGCAGATCTGACATTCGCTTCCTGTACAGGCCCTCTCTGGCCAAAAAGAGGCAGCTCATCTACGTGCTGACCACCTGGAGGTCGGGGTCCTCCTTTTTCGGGGAGCTTTTTAACCAAAACCCAGAAGTGTTCTTCTTGTACGAGCCCATGTGGCACATCTGGCAGAAGCTGTACCCGGGCGACGCGGTGTCTTTGCAGGGAGCAGCCAGGGACATGCTGAGCTCGCTGTACCGCTGCGATCTGTCTGTGTTCCAACTTTACAACAGCCCCGGGGGCAAGAACTTCACCTCCCTGGGACTGTTTGGGGCCACCCTCAATAAAGTGGTGTGCTCCTACCCCCTCTGCTCGGCCTACAGGAAGGAGGTGGTGGGGATGGTGGACGATAAGGTGTGTAAAAAGTGCCCCCCTCAAAGCCTTAGACTGTTGGAGGAGGAGTGCCTCAAATATAGCACCATAGTCATTAAAGGGGTTCGCATTTTGGACGTTAACGTGCTGGCCCCCCTCATGGAGGATCCCTCGTTGGATTTGAAGGTGATTCACCTGGTCAGAGACCCCCGGGCGGTGGCTAACTCCAGGATCAAATCCAGACACGGCCTGATAAGGGAGAATTTACAGGTGGTACGCAGCCGGGACCCTAAACTCCGCCGGATCCCTTTCGTGGACCCCGGTCACAAAGCCAACAAGAAGGACGGCGCAGACTACCACTCCATCGGAGCCATGGAGGTGATCTGCGACCGCACCTCCAGGACTTTGAGGACTGCCTTAAACCCGCCCAGCTGGCTCAAGGGGAAGTACATGGCGGTGAGGTACGAGGACCTGGTGGAGAACCCCGTGAAGACCCTGAGGAACATCTACCGCTTCGCCAACCTCACCAGCAACCACGACATCGAGACGTTTGCGCTGAACATGACCAGcggctccagctcctcctccaagCCGTTCATCGTCTCGTCCAGGAACGCCACACAGGCTGCCAGTGCGTGGAGAACAGTGCTGAGCATTCAGCAGATCAAACAAGTGGAGGACTACTGCCACCACGCCATGTCTGTGCTGGGCTACGAGCGAGTCAGAACAGCCGGGGAGGCCAAGGACTTGAGCAAGCCCCTACTGACATACTCCAAACTGTGA